In Polaribacter sp. L3A8, a genomic segment contains:
- a CDS encoding lactonase family protein, translated as MKFLPIFLVSIFLFGCKTGTVKKNTMKTSFYVGTYTKKDSKGIYKYQISEEGKLTKIGLVAETINPTFLAKSKDKKTLFSIGETDVNGVGYVKSFKITKDALQLISNEKSGGSGPCFVAINNDNYVVTANYRAGSVGLLKADASGKLSTLLDVQQHVGKGTTERQKGPHAHSAWFHPTKKEVISVDLGTNELLFSTIDTTTNQLVATAQKSLKMEDGAGPRHLTFHPNNKWIYVLNELDNTVSLVKEKDGKYFVDFSIATLPSDFTAFSKAADIHITKDGKFLYASNRGHESIVMYAVNSENGTLKTIGYEPVLGKHPRNFSLSPDEQFLLVANQDTNNIVSFKRDAATGTLTFVSEVAAPMPVCILF; from the coding sequence ATGAAATTTCTACCTATATTTTTAGTATCAATATTTTTATTCGGATGTAAAACAGGAACCGTAAAGAAAAACACTATGAAAACTTCTTTTTATGTAGGTACTTATACCAAAAAAGATTCTAAAGGAATTTATAAATATCAAATTTCTGAAGAAGGAAAATTAACAAAAATTGGCTTGGTTGCAGAAACTATAAATCCTACTTTTTTAGCAAAATCTAAAGACAAAAAAACACTTTTTTCTATTGGCGAAACAGATGTAAATGGAGTTGGGTATGTAAAGTCTTTTAAGATAACAAAAGATGCTTTACAACTTATTAGTAATGAAAAAAGTGGTGGTTCTGGACCTTGTTTTGTGGCTATAAATAATGATAATTATGTAGTAACTGCAAATTACAGAGCCGGAAGCGTAGGTTTGCTAAAAGCAGATGCTTCTGGTAAATTATCTACATTATTAGATGTGCAACAACATGTTGGCAAAGGTACCACAGAAAGACAAAAAGGGCCTCATGCACATTCTGCTTGGTTTCATCCAACTAAAAAAGAAGTGATTTCTGTAGATTTAGGAACGAACGAATTGTTATTTTCTACAATTGATACTACTACAAACCAACTAGTTGCTACGGCTCAAAAATCTTTAAAAATGGAAGATGGAGCAGGCCCAAGACATTTAACCTTTCATCCAAATAATAAATGGATTTATGTATTAAATGAGTTAGACAATACAGTTTCTTTGGTAAAAGAAAAAGACGGAAAATATTTTGTAGATTTTTCAATTGCTACTTTACCATCAGACTTTACAGCGTTTAGCAAGGCAGCAGATATTCATATTACCAAAGATGGTAAGTTTTTATATGCTTCTAACCGCGGACACGAGTCTATTGTGATGTATGCCGTAAATTCAGAAAACGGAACCTTAAAAACAATTGGTTACGAGCCTGTTTTAGGGAAACACCCTCGTAATTTTTCATTGTCTCCAGATGAACAGTTTTTATTAGTTGCCAATCAAGACACCAATAATATTGTTTCTTTTAAAAGAGATGCTGCAACCGGTACATTAACTTTTGTTAGTGAAGTTGCTGCGCCAATGCCAGTTTGTATTTTGTTTTAG
- a CDS encoding M14 family metallopeptidase produces the protein MSNYFKAIFLVLFLFLIISCNNSSKEQKDFTTLFEKSKGTETPEYKEVISYYKDLAEEYSTISLFSFGQTDAGKPLHLVVYSREGIFNVDEIKKSPKNRILINNGIHPGESDGIDASMLLLRDIVQNDSLKEKYKNSIICVIPVYNVGGSLNRNSHTRANQNGPTAYGFRGNARNYDLNRDFIKQDSKNAAAFADIFHTVNPDVFIDNHVSNGADYQYAITHLFTQHNKLGGNLGTFIEENMRKSLESSLEQKGIAITPYVNVWGTTPKEGWFQFFDSPRYSTGYTSLFNTLGLMVETHMLKPYKTRVEQTYELLFSALDFTEKNSVKIKELRANAVAEILAQETYPIAFKVDTENATELQFKGYEGEYIESKVTTGKRLFYDRSKPYTEPVKYYNNFVATKTVKIPKAYVLQQGWHKVLERLINNKIEFTRFKNDTIISVEVNHIDTFETSKTAYEGHYLHYNTSVKTSTQNFQFRKGDIYIDTNQKGVRYLLETLEAAATDSFFNWNFFDTVLQQKEGFSAYVFEDIAAQFLAENPSIKKEFEEKLKTDTAFAENAKAQLNFIYKKSPHYELAHLRLPIFKLF, from the coding sequence ATGAGTAATTATTTTAAAGCGATATTTTTAGTTCTTTTTTTATTTTTGATAATTTCTTGTAATAATTCATCCAAAGAACAGAAAGATTTTACAACACTTTTCGAGAAATCTAAAGGAACTGAAACTCCAGAATACAAAGAGGTAATTTCTTATTATAAAGATTTAGCAGAAGAATATAGTACAATTTCATTATTTTCTTTCGGACAAACAGATGCCGGAAAACCTTTGCATTTGGTGGTTTATAGTAGAGAAGGTATATTTAATGTTGATGAAATTAAGAAATCACCCAAAAACAGAATTTTAATAAACAACGGAATTCATCCCGGAGAATCCGACGGAATTGATGCTTCTATGTTGTTGCTTAGAGATATTGTACAAAACGATTCTTTAAAAGAAAAGTATAAAAATTCTATTATTTGTGTTATTCCCGTTTATAATGTTGGTGGTTCTTTAAATAGAAATTCGCACACAAGAGCAAATCAAAATGGACCAACAGCATATGGTTTTAGAGGAAATGCTAGAAACTACGATTTAAATAGAGATTTTATCAAACAAGACTCTAAAAATGCGGCAGCTTTTGCTGATATTTTCCATACTGTAAATCCTGATGTTTTTATTGATAACCACGTAAGTAACGGAGCCGATTATCAATATGCCATTACTCATTTATTTACACAACACAATAAATTAGGCGGTAATTTAGGGACTTTTATAGAAGAGAATATGCGTAAGAGTTTAGAGAGTTCGCTAGAGCAAAAAGGAATTGCAATTACGCCTTATGTAAATGTTTGGGGCACAACTCCAAAAGAAGGTTGGTTTCAGTTTTTCGACTCGCCAAGATATTCTACAGGCTACACAAGTTTATTTAATACCTTAGGTTTAATGGTAGAAACGCACATGTTAAAGCCTTATAAAACACGAGTAGAACAAACCTATGAATTGCTATTTTCTGCGTTAGATTTTACAGAAAAAAATTCGGTAAAAATTAAAGAATTAAGAGCCAATGCTGTTGCTGAGATATTGGCACAAGAAACATACCCGATAGCTTTTAAGGTTGATACAGAAAATGCTACGGAATTACAATTTAAAGGATACGAAGGCGAATATATAGAAAGCAAAGTAACTACAGGGAAACGCTTGTTTTACGATAGATCAAAACCGTATACCGAGCCTGTAAAATATTACAATAATTTTGTAGCCACAAAGACTGTAAAAATTCCGAAAGCGTATGTTTTACAACAAGGTTGGCATAAAGTGTTAGAACGCTTAATAAACAATAAAATTGAATTTACACGTTTTAAAAACGACACTATAATTTCTGTTGAAGTAAATCATATAGATACTTTTGAAACCAGTAAAACTGCTTACGAAGGGCATTATTTACATTATAATACTTCTGTAAAAACATCCACTCAGAATTTTCAATTTAGAAAAGGAGATATTTATATAGATACAAATCAGAAAGGTGTTCGTTATTTGTTAGAAACCTTAGAAGCAGCTGCAACAGATTCTTTTTTTAATTGGAATTTTTTTGATACCGTTTTACAACAAAAAGAAGGTTTTTCGGCCTATGTTTTCGAAGATATTGCAGCACAATTTTTAGCAGAGAATCCATCTATAAAAAAGGAGTTTGAAGAAAAACTAAAAACGGATACAGCTTTTGCAGAAAACGCAAAAGCACAATTAAACTTTATTTACAAAAAATCACCTCATTACGAATTGGCACACTTACGTTTGCCAATTTTTAAACTATTTTAA
- the coaD gene encoding pantetheine-phosphate adenylyltransferase, whose translation MKRAIFPGSFDPITLGHYDIIERGVKLFDELIIAIGINADKNYMFSLEERKKFIEDCFKDNPKIKVVTYKGLTVHFCQENNVDFIFRGLRNPADFEFEKAIAHTNRDLAPIETVFLLTAASTSYISSSIVRDVIRNNGDYTKLVPKPVRVK comes from the coding sequence ATGAAAAGAGCAATTTTTCCAGGATCTTTTGATCCAATCACATTAGGTCATTATGATATTATAGAGCGAGGTGTAAAATTGTTCGATGAACTTATTATTGCCATTGGTATCAATGCCGATAAAAATTACATGTTTAGTTTAGAAGAACGTAAAAAATTTATTGAAGACTGTTTTAAAGACAATCCAAAAATAAAAGTAGTCACTTACAAAGGTTTAACTGTTCATTTTTGTCAAGAAAACAATGTAGATTTTATTTTTAGAGGCTTAAGAAATCCGGCAGATTTTGAATTCGAAAAAGCAATTGCACACACCAATAGAGATTTAGCACCTATAGAAACCGTGTTTTTACTAACCGCAGCAAGTACTTCTTACATTTCATCATCTATTGTTAGAGATGTAATTAGAAATAATGGAGATTACACAAAGTTAGTACCCAAACCGGTAAGAGTTAAGTAA
- a CDS encoding four helix bundle protein — protein MKRHNFKKLQIWQEAIELVTLNYKFTSTLPDYERFGLISQLNRCAVSIPSNISEGTSKRTNKHFVTFLEHSLGSAFEWETQIIICNNLNFISNETFIDFEKRIQKLQQKISNFIDSLDK, from the coding sequence ATGAAAAGACATAATTTTAAAAAGTTACAAATTTGGCAAGAGGCAATAGAATTAGTTACTTTAAATTATAAATTCACCTCAACATTGCCAGATTACGAGAGGTTTGGTTTGATTAGTCAATTAAATAGATGTGCTGTTTCTATTCCTTCAAATATATCTGAAGGGACAAGTAAAAGAACAAATAAACATTTTGTTACTTTTTTAGAGCATAGTTTAGGTTCTGCTTTTGAATGGGAAACTCAAATTATAATTTGTAATAATTTAAACTTTATTTCTAATGAAACTTTTATCGATTTTGAAAAAAGAATCCAAAAATTACAACAAAAAATATCAAATTTCATAGATTCATTAGACAAGTGA
- a CDS encoding D-alanine--D-alanine ligase — protein sequence MKKNIAIVMGGYSSEVNISLTSGNVVYNHLNKEKYSPYRVHILKEKWVALDAANNEYPINKDDFTFMLGDQKITFDCVFNAIHGAPGENGTLLAYFKLINLKHTSAPFYQMALTFNKRDTLSVVKEYGVKTAVSVYLNKGDVVDVDAIISKVGLPCFVKPNNAGSSYGISKAHTKAEMLPALEKAYQEDSEILIESFLDGPEVSVGVIQYKGAIKVLPITEIVTENDFFDYEAKYEGKSQEITPARISESTKIKVEEIAKKVYAILNMSGFSRSEYILVKGEPHFLEMNTVPGLTENSILPQQAQAAGISLEELFDNAIESALK from the coding sequence ATGAAAAAGAACATTGCCATTGTTATGGGTGGTTATTCATCCGAAGTTAATATTTCGCTTACCAGCGGAAATGTAGTGTACAACCATTTAAACAAAGAGAAGTACAGCCCTTATAGAGTCCATATTTTAAAAGAGAAATGGGTTGCTTTAGATGCCGCGAATAATGAGTATCCTATTAATAAAGACGATTTTACTTTTATGTTAGGTGATCAAAAAATAACTTTCGATTGTGTTTTTAATGCAATTCATGGTGCGCCCGGAGAAAACGGAACTTTATTAGCCTATTTTAAGTTGATTAATTTAAAACATACTTCGGCACCTTTTTACCAAATGGCCTTAACTTTTAATAAAAGAGATACGTTAAGTGTGGTAAAAGAATATGGCGTTAAAACAGCTGTATCTGTGTATTTAAATAAAGGAGATGTTGTAGATGTAGATGCTATTATTAGTAAAGTTGGTTTGCCTTGTTTTGTAAAACCCAATAATGCAGGTTCTAGTTACGGTATTTCTAAAGCGCATACAAAAGCAGAAATGTTGCCTGCTTTAGAAAAAGCGTATCAAGAAGATTCAGAAATTTTAATTGAATCTTTTTTAGACGGACCAGAAGTTTCTGTGGGTGTTATTCAATATAAAGGAGCAATTAAAGTGCTACCAATTACAGAAATAGTTACAGAAAATGATTTCTTTGATTACGAAGCAAAGTATGAAGGGAAATCGCAAGAGATAACTCCTGCAAGAATATCAGAAAGTACAAAGATAAAAGTAGAAGAAATTGCTAAAAAAGTATATGCAATTTTAAACATGTCTGGTTTTTCGCGTTCAGAGTATATTTTAGTAAAAGGAGAACCACATTTCTTAGAAATGAATACGGTACCAGGTTTAACAGAAAATAGTATTTTACCACAACAAGCACAAGCAGCAGGAATATCATTAGAAGAATTATTTGATAACGCTATAGAATCGGCATTAAAATAG
- a CDS encoding PASTA domain-containing protein → MSVFQFLKSKSFFIQVAIAIVGLLVFIFALKYWLGYSTNHDQKIQVPNLHKMSLENVEQKLKELNLDFIVIDSASYNPDYPKKSVIEQSPESGDFVKEKRKIYLTLNPSKYRDVTIPDLNGRTKRQATSHLRSIGFNIGTNPVSVRDIGKDVVRGLRYKGKILNQGDKLPLNSIVDLVLGDGEGN, encoded by the coding sequence ATGAGTGTTTTTCAATTTCTTAAAAGTAAATCTTTCTTTATACAAGTTGCTATTGCAATTGTAGGTTTGTTAGTCTTTATTTTTGCTTTAAAATATTGGTTAGGGTATTCTACCAATCACGATCAAAAAATTCAGGTTCCTAATTTACATAAAATGTCTTTAGAGAATGTAGAGCAAAAATTAAAAGAACTTAATTTAGACTTTATTGTTATAGACAGTGCAAGTTACAACCCAGACTATCCGAAAAAATCTGTAATTGAACAATCGCCAGAATCTGGAGATTTTGTAAAAGAAAAACGTAAAATTTATTTAACCTTAAATCCATCTAAATATAGAGATGTTACCATACCAGATTTAAACGGAAGAACTAAAAGACAAGCAACTTCTCATTTAAGATCTATCGGTTTTAATATTGGTACCAACCCTGTTTCTGTTAGAGATATAGGTAAAGATGTTGTACGTGGATTGCGTTACAAAGGGAAAATTTTAAATCAAGGAGATAAATTGCCACTAAATTCTATTGTAGATTTAGTTTTAGGTGATGGAGAAGGGAATTAA
- a CDS encoding RluA family pseudouridine synthase: MQENQPQDQENDDLYEHHRFTASEGQEPLRVDKFLMNFVENATRNKIQQAAKAGNILVNEMVVKSNHKVKPNDVVRVVLAYPPAENLLVAEDIPLDIVYEDDTVIVVNKPAGMVVHPGHGNYSGTLVNGLIHHIENLPTNSNERPGLVHRIDKDTSGLLVVAKTEFAMANLSKQFFDRTTERLYYALVWGNMEDDEGRIEGNIGRSLKNRLQMAVFPDGDFGKHAVTHYKVLERLTYVTLVQCKLETGRTHQIRAHFKHIGHTLFNDERYGGDDILKGTTFTKYKQFVNNCFKVLPRQALHAKTLGFTHPKTGEFMRFNSEVPQDITECLEKWRTYSENSKDVELD, translated from the coding sequence TTGCAAGAAAATCAACCTCAAGATCAAGAAAACGACGATTTATACGAACATCACAGATTTACAGCTAGTGAAGGTCAAGAACCTTTAAGAGTAGATAAATTTTTAATGAACTTTGTAGAAAACGCAACCAGAAATAAAATTCAGCAAGCTGCAAAAGCAGGTAATATTTTGGTGAATGAAATGGTTGTAAAATCGAATCATAAAGTAAAGCCAAACGATGTTGTTAGAGTTGTTTTAGCATATCCACCAGCAGAAAACTTATTAGTTGCAGAAGATATTCCTTTAGATATTGTTTATGAAGATGATACTGTAATTGTAGTAAATAAACCAGCAGGAATGGTGGTGCACCCAGGACACGGAAATTATTCTGGAACGTTGGTAAATGGCTTAATTCATCATATAGAAAACTTACCAACCAACTCTAACGAAAGACCAGGTTTGGTGCATAGAATTGACAAAGACACCAGTGGATTATTAGTAGTTGCAAAAACAGAATTTGCTATGGCTAATTTATCGAAACAGTTTTTTGATAGAACTACAGAGCGTTTATACTATGCCTTAGTTTGGGGAAATATGGAAGACGATGAAGGTAGAATTGAAGGTAATATTGGGCGTAGTTTAAAAAATCGTTTGCAAATGGCTGTTTTTCCTGATGGAGATTTTGGTAAACACGCGGTTACACATTATAAAGTTTTAGAAAGGTTAACTTATGTAACTTTAGTACAATGTAAATTAGAAACAGGTAGAACACACCAAATTAGAGCGCATTTTAAACATATTGGTCATACTCTTTTTAATGACGAGCGTTATGGTGGAGATGATATTTTAAAAGGTACAACGTTTACCAAATACAAGCAATTTGTAAACAACTGTTTTAAAGTATTACCAAGACAAGCGCTACATGCTAAAACATTAGGATTTACGCACCCAAAAACGGGAGAATTTATGCGATTTAATTCTGAAGTTCCTCAAGATATTACGGAGTGTTTAGAAAAATGGAGAACATATTCTGAGAATTCCAAAGATGTAGAATTAGACTAG
- a CDS encoding DUF2652 domain-containing protein, whose translation MGKSLLFLPDISGFTEFVQTTEVEHSQHVISELLEVLIAANTEELQLAEIEGDALFFYKENEIPSLEKLLALSEHIFTAFYSHLKLLEKNRICPCNACSTAPKLQLKIIAHCGELQFLTVQNNRKPFGKQVIEAHRLMKNSVDSDNYVLFSKELTDTIGLSGNYQSKLYNFKKGNDRYDGNQLDYLFSVIDNSHLKLKSFLTPSKVVFNKPPSFIIEKEFPVAAVELLEALTNYTYRRAWKEDVNEIKYHVNEVTRLGSEHVCVVNQKHLDFVVVTKEAKSGQLVYGEMTESPIPVDKLYQFYVITPLGSGKCKLVLETYLEAKSPIKKLAIFLVVKKVLKKDVAKGIDKLYEFLKSKSAI comes from the coding sequence ATGGGCAAATCTTTACTTTTTTTACCAGATATTTCTGGATTCACAGAATTTGTTCAAACTACAGAAGTAGAACACAGTCAGCATGTAATTTCAGAATTATTAGAAGTTTTAATCGCAGCAAATACAGAAGAGTTGCAATTAGCAGAAATAGAAGGAGATGCTTTGTTTTTCTATAAAGAAAATGAGATTCCTTCTTTAGAAAAGTTGTTGGCTTTATCAGAACATATCTTTACGGCATTTTACAGTCATTTAAAACTGTTAGAAAAAAACAGAATTTGTCCGTGTAATGCCTGTTCTACGGCTCCTAAATTGCAGTTGAAAATTATTGCACATTGTGGGGAGTTACAATTTTTAACTGTTCAGAATAATAGAAAACCTTTTGGGAAACAAGTTATTGAAGCGCATCGACTCATGAAAAATTCTGTTGATAGCGACAATTATGTGTTGTTTAGTAAAGAGTTAACTGATACGATTGGTTTGTCTGGCAATTATCAATCAAAATTATATAATTTTAAAAAAGGAAATGATCGTTATGATGGCAACCAATTAGACTATTTGTTTTCTGTAATAGATAACAGTCATTTAAAATTAAAATCATTTCTTACTCCGAGTAAAGTTGTTTTTAACAAACCACCGAGTTTTATTATAGAAAAAGAATTTCCTGTTGCTGCAGTAGAATTGTTAGAGGCATTAACTAATTACACATATAGAAGAGCGTGGAAAGAGGATGTTAATGAAATTAAGTATCATGTAAATGAGGTTACAAGGTTAGGGTCAGAACATGTTTGTGTTGTAAATCAAAAGCATTTAGATTTTGTGGTGGTTACAAAAGAAGCAAAATCAGGGCAATTGGTTTACGGAGAAATGACGGAGAGTCCAATTCCTGTAGATAAATTGTATCAGTTTTATGTGATAACTCCATTAGGTTCTGGAAAATGTAAATTAGTTTTAGAAACGTATTTAGAAGCAAAATCTCCTATTAAAAAGTTAGCTATTTTCTTAGTTGTAAAAAAGGTGCTAAAAAAAGATGTTGCAAAAGGAATTGATAAATTATATGAATTCTTAAAATCTAAGAGTGCTATATAA
- a CDS encoding glucosaminidase domain-containing protein: protein MKLRVLVFCVSLLVFASCGSSKKASRSKGSKSAGVVLNEPKPVKLPSVNEKELTKKLIKKNSNLNKQTLDYIRKYAPISVKEMHENKIPASITLAQGILESGRGRSELALKSNNHFGIKCHTQWQGERVYHDDDEKGECFRKYQYVETSYDDHSAFLTQRKRYAFLFDYRSNDYKRWARGLKKAGYATDKKYPDKLIKIIEDYKLHEFDNVKKKDFKVDPKTEAVLKAAANPNNTVVKYYEVQKGDTLYSIARKFNTTVAAIKEVNTLKDNVISIGQHLQIK, encoded by the coding sequence ATGAAGTTAAGAGTTTTAGTATTTTGTGTTAGTTTATTGGTGTTTGCAAGTTGTGGTTCTAGTAAAAAAGCGAGTCGGAGTAAAGGTAGTAAAAGTGCTGGCGTTGTTTTAAATGAGCCAAAACCAGTAAAATTACCCTCTGTAAATGAAAAAGAACTTACCAAAAAATTAATAAAGAAAAACTCAAATTTAAACAAACAGACTTTAGATTATATTAGAAAATATGCACCTATTTCTGTGAAAGAAATGCATGAAAATAAAATACCTGCTAGTATTACTTTAGCACAAGGAATTTTAGAATCTGGTAGAGGTAGAAGTGAATTAGCCTTAAAATCTAACAATCATTTTGGAATTAAATGTCATACACAATGGCAAGGAGAACGTGTATATCATGATGATGATGAAAAAGGAGAGTGTTTTAGAAAATACCAATATGTAGAAACTTCTTACGATGATCATTCGGCATTTTTAACCCAAAGAAAACGATATGCTTTTTTGTTTGATTATAGGTCTAATGACTATAAAAGATGGGCAAGAGGTTTAAAAAAAGCAGGGTATGCAACGGATAAGAAATACCCAGATAAACTGATTAAAATTATTGAAGATTATAAGTTACATGAGTTTGATAATGTAAAAAAGAAAGACTTTAAAGTAGATCCTAAAACGGAAGCAGTTTTAAAAGCAGCTGCAAACCCAAACAATACTGTTGTTAAGTATTACGAAGTGCAAAAAGGAGATACACTGTATTCTATTGCTAGAAAATTTAACACAACGGTTGCTGCCATTAAAGAAGTGAATACTTTAAAAGATAATGTAATTTCTATAGGACAGCATTTACAGATAAAATAA
- a CDS encoding 1-aminocyclopropane-1-carboxylate deaminase/D-cysteine desulfhydrase, with translation MSNTNNTFFESDFIAQNQQVFLPILEEKKIELFIKREDLIHPFVSGNKFRKLKYNLEEAKKLKKKAILTFGGAYSNHILATAVAGKLEGLKTFGIIRGEELGKNLTQTLEENPTLREAHEHGMKFHFVSRELYRQKTSFGFIEKMKNKWGDFYLIPEGGTNFLAVNGCEEILTKEDGTFDYVCAAVGTGGTLAGLIKSLKRRQKVLGFPALKGNFLSEEIKKYTIKNDNWKLQKGYHFGGYAKHTEELITFINDFTEKTGILLDPIYTGKMMFGILDLIKKDTFSEGTKILAIHTGGIQGIAGFNQVLENKNEQIIKSV, from the coding sequence TTGAGTAACACAAACAATACTTTTTTCGAGAGTGATTTTATCGCTCAAAACCAACAAGTTTTTCTCCCAATCTTAGAAGAAAAAAAGATAGAACTCTTTATAAAAAGAGAAGATTTAATACACCCTTTTGTTTCGGGTAATAAATTTAGAAAATTAAAATACAATTTAGAAGAAGCTAAAAAGCTTAAAAAGAAAGCAATACTTACATTTGGTGGTGCGTATTCTAATCACATTTTGGCAACTGCAGTTGCTGGTAAATTAGAAGGTTTAAAAACTTTTGGAATTATTAGAGGCGAAGAGTTGGGTAAAAATCTTACACAGACTTTAGAAGAAAACCCTACATTAAGAGAAGCACACGAGCATGGAATGAAATTTCACTTTGTGTCTAGAGAATTATACCGACAAAAAACGTCTTTTGGTTTCATTGAAAAAATGAAAAACAAATGGGGCGATTTTTATTTAATTCCGGAAGGAGGTACCAATTTTTTAGCCGTAAACGGTTGTGAAGAAATTTTAACAAAAGAAGATGGTACATTCGATTATGTTTGTGCTGCTGTAGGAACAGGAGGAACATTGGCTGGATTGATAAAATCGTTAAAAAGACGTCAGAAAGTATTAGGTTTCCCTGCTTTAAAAGGAAATTTTTTATCCGAAGAAATTAAAAAATATACCATTAAAAATGATAATTGGAAATTACAAAAAGGGTATCATTTTGGTGGTTATGCAAAACATACAGAAGAATTAATTACTTTTATCAACGATTTTACAGAGAAAACGGGTATTTTGTTAGATCCTATTTATACCGGAAAAATGATGTTTGGTATTCTAGATTTAATTAAAAAAGATACTTTTTCTGAAGGAACTAAAATCTTAGCAATTCATACCGGAGGTATTCAGGGAATAGCAGGTTTTAATCAGGTTTTAGAAAATAAAAATGAGCAGATAATTAAAAGTGTATGA
- a CDS encoding RimK family protein: MNKYIVANQPEKWLFSIDNITVISSQEYLTNPKYSTIKKARIFNLCKNYSYQSKGYYVSLLAEARGHLAIPTVKNIVDLKTLKLVKIVSEEFDDEIQQSLKNIKSRSFTLSIYFGQNVAQKYKGLSSLFYKHFQVPFLRVHFSFNNKWNIQSIEAISESEIPNEHLECVYEFANQYFSKKRYDTPKLTTSDFDLAILVDPNDPAPPSNAKALKKFVDIAEKMNIYAEIIEPKDLSRLSSFDALFIRQSTEVNNEAYAFARKAQQGGIAIIDYPDAILKCCNKVFMAEALNNANIATPKTIIVHRDNVEAVLAKVGLPCVLKAPDSTFSFGVKKAKTESEYHVLVNEMLKESDLIIAQEFCPSDYDWRIGIIDDKPFFACKYYMAKGHWQIYNWNAKKKKDQDGDADCLPIEKVPKKVLDMALKSARIMGKGLYGIDIKVVNNKPMVIEINDNPNVDFGVEDAFYGDLVYTEILLALKKRLE; encoded by the coding sequence ATGAACAAATACATTGTTGCCAATCAACCAGAAAAATGGCTTTTTTCGATTGATAATATTACCGTAATTTCCTCACAAGAATATCTTACCAATCCAAAATATTCTACTATAAAAAAAGCTAGAATATTTAATCTTTGTAAAAACTACAGTTACCAATCTAAAGGATACTATGTTTCTCTTTTAGCAGAAGCGAGAGGTCATTTAGCTATACCTACTGTAAAAAACATTGTAGATTTAAAAACGCTGAAACTCGTAAAAATAGTTTCAGAAGAGTTTGATGATGAAATTCAGCAAAGCTTAAAAAACATCAAATCTAGATCCTTTACTTTAAGTATTTATTTTGGTCAAAATGTTGCTCAGAAATACAAAGGACTCAGTAGTTTGTTTTACAAACATTTTCAAGTTCCGTTTTTACGTGTTCATTTTAGTTTTAATAACAAATGGAACATCCAAAGTATTGAAGCTATTTCTGAATCTGAAATACCAAACGAACATCTAGAGTGTGTATATGAATTTGCAAATCAATATTTTTCTAAAAAACGATATGATACACCAAAACTAACGACTTCAGATTTTGATTTAGCCATCTTAGTAGATCCAAATGATCCTGCGCCACCAAGCAATGCCAAAGCGCTAAAAAAGTTTGTGGATATTGCTGAAAAAATGAACATCTATGCCGAAATTATTGAACCAAAAGACCTTAGTAGATTGTCGTCTTTTGATGCTTTATTTATTCGCCAAAGTACAGAAGTAAATAACGAAGCGTACGCATTTGCACGTAAAGCACAACAAGGAGGAATTGCTATTATTGATTATCCGGATGCAATTTTAAAATGCTGCAATAAAGTATTTATGGCAGAAGCTTTAAACAACGCCAATATAGCAACTCCAAAAACAATTATTGTACATAGAGATAATGTAGAGGCAGTTCTTGCCAAAGTTGGTTTACCATGTGTGCTTAAAGCACCCGATTCTACCTTTTCTTTTGGTGTAAAAAAAGCAAAAACAGAAAGCGAATATCATGTTTTAGTAAATGAAATGCTCAAAGAGTCTGATCTTATTATTGCGCAAGAATTTTGCCCTTCTGATTACGATTGGAGAATTGGTATTATAGATGATAAACCCTTTTTTGCTTGTAAATACTACATGGCAAAAGGGCATTGGCAAATATACAATTGGAATGCAAAAAAGAAAAAAGACCAAGATGGAGACGCAGATTGTTTACCGATAGAAAAAGTACCTAAAAAAGTTTTAGACATGGCTTTAAAATCGGCAAGAATTATGGGAAAAGGACTTTACGGAATAGACATTAAAGTTGTAAATAATAAACCAATGGTGATTGAAATTAACGACAACCCAAATGTAGATTTTGGTGTAGAAGATGCCTTTTATGGCGATTTAGTGTACACAGAAATTCTATTAGCATTAAAAAAACGTTTAGAATAA